A single genomic interval of Croceibacter atlanticus HTCC2559 harbors:
- a CDS encoding sensor histidine kinase produces the protein MNLQNKSNTEAALKERIKELTCLYEVSSIISNATIEQLQESLDAVAYSLKKGFQYPKQTEVNIVTSICSAKTDIINKSNKLTSNIQVFNKPEGFIIASLKDNKYSFLKEESQLLDNVALKIGNLIERIEIQQNEISLKRQMEHADRLGILGEITAGIAHELNTPLANILGFSELIKDEVKGNSNIAEDLDKIIKNAIFSREVVKKLLFFSCEMPQEMQELNLVTSVYNSLSLLEASFKKANVEYNVKIEDKELFVRADKVQLMQIIFNLIINAIYFTPEHGLVTISVSETKMHIVFKVSDEGLGLPEEIIEKVFQPFFSTKPTGEGSGLGLSVVHGIVTSHKGTITAKNNKIKGATFTVCLPKV, from the coding sequence ATGAATCTTCAAAACAAAAGCAATACAGAAGCGGCTTTAAAAGAGCGTATTAAAGAGTTAACTTGCCTTTATGAAGTATCATCTATCATTTCAAATGCTACTATAGAGCAGTTACAAGAAAGCTTAGATGCTGTAGCTTATAGTCTAAAAAAAGGCTTTCAATATCCTAAGCAAACCGAGGTTAATATTGTTACCTCTATCTGTTCAGCTAAAACAGATATAATAAATAAGTCTAACAAATTAACATCAAATATTCAGGTTTTTAATAAGCCAGAAGGTTTCATAATCGCCTCATTAAAAGATAATAAGTATTCATTTTTAAAAGAAGAAAGTCAATTACTTGATAATGTGGCTTTAAAAATTGGAAACCTTATTGAGCGTATCGAAATTCAACAAAATGAAATTTCACTTAAAAGGCAGATGGAGCACGCAGATCGTCTAGGTATATTAGGGGAAATTACTGCAGGTATAGCACATGAGCTTAATACACCTCTGGCAAATATTTTAGGATTTTCAGAATTAATTAAAGACGAAGTAAAGGGTAATAGTAATATTGCTGAAGATTTAGATAAAATTATTAAGAATGCTATTTTCTCGAGAGAAGTGGTAAAAAAGCTTTTGTTCTTTTCTTGTGAGATGCCACAGGAAATGCAAGAACTAAATTTGGTAACTAGTGTTTATAATTCACTTTCTCTTCTTGAGGCTTCATTCAAAAAAGCTAATGTAGAGTATAATGTAAAAATTGAAGACAAGGAGCTTTTTGTTCGAGCAGATAAGGTTCAACTTATGCAGATTATTTTTAATCTTATAATTAATGCAATCTATTTTACACCAGAGCATGGTTTAGTGACAATTTCGGTATCAGAAACTAAAATGCACATCGTTTTTAAAGTGTCAGATGAAGGATTAGGATTACCTGAAGAAATAATTGAAAAAGTTTTTCAACCTTTTTTTTCAACCAAACCAACAGGAGAAGGTTCGGGTTTGGGATTAAGTGTGGTGCACGGTATTGTAACTAGTCACAAGGGAACAATTACTGCAAAGAATAACAAAATCAAAGGTGCTACTTTTACAGTATGCCTTCCAAAAGTATAA
- a CDS encoding MCP four helix bundle domain-containing protein: MATKEKYNFRQKFNLALALLAVFFLILATNLVDRRHFETAQEALTSVYEDRVVAQHYIFEISTIVYQKEQQFIENNTNKWSVENDARIEELMEKFAGTKLTTSERRQFESLKEHLTTLERIELKYRENSINNNTHVIPEIFKHIKNDLNDLAETQILESKSKMFLAQKSLNTTNLLSNLELGLLIIVGIAIQFVIFYRIKKTSYGSNLKTVD; this comes from the coding sequence ATGGCAACAAAAGAAAAATATAACTTTAGGCAAAAGTTTAATTTAGCACTCGCTTTATTAGCAGTTTTTTTCTTAATCCTCGCAACCAATTTAGTTGATAGGAGGCATTTTGAAACAGCACAAGAAGCACTAACCTCTGTTTATGAAGACCGTGTAGTTGCACAGCATTATATATTTGAGATAAGTACAATTGTTTATCAGAAAGAGCAGCAATTTATTGAAAACAATACCAATAAATGGTCGGTAGAGAATGATGCCCGCATAGAAGAGTTGATGGAGAAATTTGCTGGCACTAAACTTACAACTTCAGAACGTAGACAGTTTGAGTCTTTAAAAGAACATCTTACTACACTAGAGAGAATTGAATTAAAGTATAGAGAAAATTCTATAAATAATAATACTCATGTTATTCCTGAAATATTTAAACATATTAAGAACGACCTTAATGATTTAGCTGAAACACAAATACTTGAAAGCAAAAGTAAAATGTTCTTGGCACAAAAATCTTTAAATACTACAAATCTTCTCTCAAACCTTGAATTAGGATTGCTCATTATAGTTGGTATTGCCATCCAATTTGTTATATTCTATAGAATCAAGAAAACATCGTACGGCTCTAATTTAAAGACTGTCGACTAG
- a CDS encoding sigma-54-dependent transcriptional regulator gives MELRKENILIVDDDINILELLQRHLKSWSYHTYKALSVKEAVQILRDTKIDLLITDLKMPQVDGSELIKFVSEHYPTLPKLVVTGYPSIQDSLVAIKSGVADYLTKPFTKDELKSAVTNSLGKRDNLNSSSSNLKPTNDNSYGEIIGKSEKINDVIQVIERVKDNKATIFIKGESGTGKELVARAIHYQGKFSRAPFIAVNCGGIPENLLEAELFGYTKGAFTGADKNRDGFFQAANGGTIFLDEIGNASKAVQTRLLRVLQEKEVVKLGAQKASKIDVRIIAATNGNLKEMIKKNTFREDLFYRLTVVEINVAPLRERKEDIPLLIEKFLFKYGVEYKDRFVRITQEATAILQRYNWPGNIRELENVIQRAVIMCNKIIGVEHLPDNLKFDISFPEDSLLPLKQIEKEYIQKVLNACNNNKTKAAEILGITRKTLRSKMEN, from the coding sequence ATGGAGCTAAGAAAAGAAAATATTTTAATTGTAGATGATGATATTAATATCCTCGAATTGTTGCAGCGCCATCTAAAATCATGGAGCTACCATACATATAAGGCACTTTCTGTAAAAGAGGCTGTTCAAATTTTACGGGACACTAAAATAGACTTACTAATTACCGACTTAAAAATGCCGCAAGTAGATGGTTCAGAACTCATCAAGTTTGTTTCAGAGCATTATCCAACATTACCAAAGCTCGTGGTTACGGGTTATCCATCTATTCAAGATTCTCTTGTAGCTATAAAGTCTGGTGTTGCAGATTATCTAACAAAACCATTTACTAAAGATGAGCTAAAAAGTGCTGTAACTAATTCGTTAGGTAAACGTGATAATTTAAATTCTTCCTCTTCAAACTTAAAACCTACAAATGATAATTCTTATGGTGAAATTATAGGAAAGTCAGAAAAGATTAATGATGTTATTCAGGTTATAGAGCGTGTTAAGGATAATAAGGCTACTATATTTATTAAAGGCGAAAGCGGTACAGGTAAGGAGCTTGTAGCGCGTGCTATACATTATCAAGGGAAATTTTCTAGAGCACCATTTATTGCCGTTAATTGCGGCGGTATTCCTGAGAACTTGTTAGAGGCTGAACTTTTTGGGTATACAAAAGGAGCTTTCACTGGAGCCGACAAGAACCGAGACGGTTTTTTTCAGGCTGCAAATGGTGGAACTATTTTTTTAGATGAAATTGGCAATGCATCTAAAGCTGTGCAAACACGATTGTTAAGAGTCTTACAAGAAAAAGAAGTGGTGAAGTTAGGCGCACAGAAAGCAAGCAAAATAGATGTTCGCATAATAGCTGCTACAAATGGTAACCTAAAGGAGATGATAAAAAAAAATACCTTTAGGGAAGATCTTTTTTACCGTCTTACTGTCGTTGAGATTAATGTTGCACCACTTCGTGAAAGAAAAGAAGATATCCCATTGCTCATCGAAAAATTCCTATTTAAATATGGCGTAGAGTACAAAGATCGCTTTGTACGTATAACACAAGAGGCAACAGCAATCCTGCAGCGCTATAACTGGCCAGGAAATATTCGAGAACTGGAGAATGTAATACAACGTGCTGTAATTATGTGTAACAAAATTATAGGTGTAGAACATTTACCAGATAACTTAAAATTTGATATCAGTTTCCCTGAAGATTCTTTATTGCCATTAAAACAAATTGAAAAGGAGTATATCCAGAAAGTTTTGAATGCTTGCAACAACAACAAAACAAAGGCTGCTGAAATTTTAGGAATCACCCGAAAAACTCTACGAAGTAAGATGGAAAATTAA
- a CDS encoding GreA/GreB family elongation factor, producing the protein MKYGSLIIEKKEYVLLKRILNISSYAKDFDTQRAIKCLNDNLKNAQILDEEDVPTDVIRFNSNILVEFNENLKKHLHLVIPASKNIKEDKISVITPLGALLFGCAEGDVLHEKLGSGIQHLQIKKVIQDNMQGKIDLVI; encoded by the coding sequence ATGAAATACGGAAGCTTAATAATAGAAAAAAAAGAATATGTGCTTTTAAAGCGCATACTTAATATTTCAAGCTATGCTAAAGATTTTGATACTCAAAGAGCAATAAAATGTTTAAATGATAATCTTAAGAATGCCCAAATTCTGGATGAGGAAGATGTCCCTACAGATGTTATTAGGTTTAACTCAAATATTTTGGTAGAGTTTAATGAAAATTTAAAGAAACACTTACATCTTGTTATTCCAGCAAGTAAAAATATAAAAGAAGATAAAATATCTGTTATTACACCATTGGGAGCCTTACTCTTTGGGTGTGCAGAAGGAGATGTGTTACACGAGAAATTAGGCTCTGGTATACAACATCTGCAAATTAAGAAAGTAATACAGGACAATATGCAGGGTAAAATAGACTTGGTAATATAA
- a CDS encoding T9SS type B sorting domain-containing protein: MKHILQLVLTLFISFSSFSQVCVHSITNATPLQGTNGTQVTINGTNFTASSIVSINGNPASSVTFIDANTLIASVANGTTSGPIEVTDSSCTTTFGTFTELNDANSCSVMFSDIIISEVFDNNGGSLGYIEVFNGTGSPVNLSNYTIDRYGDLSTTTVTHTYTFPNGLIIQDQEALVGRINSGGSGIEDFDYENTTNGFNADDRLELFNNGTLIDDFHDEIDGTVGYVYRRNTDISGPNPNFTTSEWTTFTEGDESDLGIYNASSVPPLINTQPSDSSDCTASFSVSATASNGGMLSYQWYFNENNGSNTNFIEVNSTNLPSVTISGETSTMLTLTGNTNSIDNYQFFVLITEVGGCSNYSDTAIFTYQDNIAPVPDITPLATLTDQCQIDMLTAPTATDNCVGSVTGTTTTTTPITSSTTITWTYTDANGNSSTQDQDVLINDTTAPVADNDPLPTVTEECQVDSIAAPTATDNCDGQVTGTTTTPFPITSSTTVTWTYTDSNGNSSTQDQDVLINDTTAPVADNDPLPTVTEECQVDSIAAPTATDNCDGQVTGTTTTPFPITSSTTVTWTYTDANGNSSTQDQDVVINDTTAPVADNDPLPTVTEECQVDSIAAPTATDNCDGQVTGTTTTPFPITSSTTVTWTYTDSNGNSSTQDQDVLINDTTAPVADNDPLPTVTEECQVDSIAAPTATDNCDGQVTGTTTTPFPITSSTTVTWTYTDSNGNSSTQDQDVLINDTTAPVADNDPLPTVTEECQVDSIAAPTATDNCDGQVTGTTTTPFPITSSTTVTWTYTDSNGNSSTQDQNVVINDTTAPVADNDPLPTVTEECQVDSIAAPTATDNCDGQVTGTTTTPFPITSSTTVTWTYTDSNGNSSTQDQNVVINDTTAPVADNDPLPTVTEECQVDSIAAPTATDNCDGQVTGTTTTPFPITSSTTVTWTYTDSNGNSSTQDQNVVINDTTAPVADNDPLPTVTEECQVDSIAAPTATDNCDGQVTGTTTTPFPITSSTTVTWTYTDSNGNSSTQDQDVLINDTTAPVADNDPLPTVTEECQVDSIAAPTATDNCDGQVTGTTTTPFPITSSTTVTWTYTDANGNSSTQDQDVLINDTTAPVADNDPLPTVTEECQVDSIAAPTATDNCDGQVTGTTTTPFPITSSTTVTWTYTDSNGNSSTQDQNVVINDTTAPVADNDPLPTVTEECQVDSIAAPTATDNCDGQVTGTTTTPFPITSSTTVTWTYTDSNGNSSTQDQDVLINDTTAPVADNDPLPTVTEECQVDSIAAPTATDNCDGQVTGTTTTPFPITSSTTVTWTYTDSNGNSSTQDQDVLINDTTAPVADNDPLPTVTEECQVDSIAAPTATDNCDGQVTGTTTTPFPITSSTTVTWTYTDSNGNSSTQDQDVLINDTTAPVADNDPLPTVTEECQVDSIAAPTATDNCDGQVTGTTTTPFPITSSTTVTWTYTDANGNSSTQDQNVVINDTTAPVADNDPLPTVTEECQVDSIAAPTATDNCDGQVTATTSTPFPITSSTTVTWTYTDSNGNSSTQDQDVVINFPQIDSMANVNECQSFTLPTITGNNLSGNEMYYTGSNGAGTSYSSGTVLNFEDFQNYPVTLYIYDEALTTPSCFSEETFTLTLQDCEPPVILPPNEILIPEFLTPNNDGFNDVWNVRNVFTIDPKAQVYIFDRYGKLLKALSQSEPFWDGTFHGKQMPSNDYWYLVQLINEDSSGLPMSQQLKGHFTLKR, from the coding sequence ATGAAACATATTCTACAATTAGTTCTTACGCTTTTTATAAGCTTTTCATCTTTTTCGCAGGTTTGCGTTCACTCCATTACAAATGCCACTCCTTTACAAGGTACTAATGGCACACAAGTAACAATTAATGGAACAAACTTTACAGCGTCTAGCATAGTTTCTATAAATGGTAATCCTGCAAGCAGTGTTACATTTATTGATGCAAATACACTAATTGCCTCAGTAGCAAACGGAACTACAAGTGGTCCTATAGAAGTAACAGATTCAAGTTGTACTACCACATTTGGAACGTTTACAGAATTAAACGATGCTAATAGTTGTAGTGTAATGTTTTCAGACATTATAATCTCAGAAGTTTTTGATAATAATGGAGGTTCTCTTGGTTATATCGAAGTATTTAATGGCACAGGCAGTCCTGTAAACCTGTCAAACTATACTATAGATCGTTATGGTGATTTAAGTACTACAACAGTTACTCATACGTATACGTTTCCTAATGGGTTAATAATTCAAGATCAAGAAGCATTAGTTGGAAGAATTAATAGTGGTGGATCTGGTATTGAAGATTTTGATTATGAAAATACAACCAATGGTTTTAACGCAGATGATAGATTAGAACTTTTTAATAATGGAACTCTAATAGATGATTTTCACGATGAGATTGATGGTACAGTAGGTTATGTGTACCGAAGAAACACAGATATCTCAGGACCTAACCCTAATTTTACAACTTCAGAATGGACAACCTTTACAGAAGGCGATGAATCTGACTTAGGTATTTACAATGCTTCTAGTGTACCACCATTGATTAACACACAACCTAGTGACTCATCAGACTGTACCGCAAGTTTTTCAGTCTCGGCTACAGCTTCAAATGGAGGTATGCTTTCTTACCAATGGTATTTCAATGAAAATAATGGAAGTAATACAAATTTTATTGAAGTTAACTCCACCAATTTACCAAGTGTGACTATAAGTGGTGAAACAAGCACAATGTTAACACTTACAGGAAATACTAATAGTATAGATAACTATCAGTTTTTTGTTTTGATTACTGAAGTTGGTGGTTGTAGTAATTATAGTGATACCGCAATATTTACTTACCAAGACAATATAGCTCCAGTTCCAGATATAACTCCATTGGCTACGCTTACAGATCAATGTCAAATAGATATGCTGACTGCACCTACAGCAACAGATAATTGTGTTGGTTCAGTAACTGGAACTACCACTACTACAACACCTATTACAAGTTCAACTACAATTACCTGGACCTATACCGATGCCAACGGAAACTCATCGACGCAGGATCAGGATGTGCTCATCAATGATACCACTGCGCCTGTTGCAGACAACGATCCTCTACCGACAGTCACTGAGGAGTGCCAGGTCGATTCAATTGCTGCTCCGACGGCGACGGATAACTGTGACGGACAGGTTACAGGTACAACGACAACACCTTTCCCGATCACCTCGTCCACAACCGTGACCTGGACCTATACGGACTCCAACGGAAACTCATCGACGCAGGATCAGGATGTGCTCATCAATGATACCACTGCGCCTGTTGCAGACAACGATCCTCTACCGACGGTCACTGAGGAGTGCCAGGTCGATTCAATTGCTGCTCCGACGGCGACGGATAACTGTGACGGACAGGTTACAGGTACAACGACGACGCCATTCCCGATCACCTCGTCAACTACCGTGACCTGGACCTATACCGATGCCAACGGAAACTCATCGACGCAGGATCAGGATGTGGTCATCAATGATACCACTGCGCCTGTTGCAGACAACGATCCATTACCGACAGTCACTGAGGAGTGCCAGGTCGATTCAATTGCTGCTCCGACGGCGACGGATAACTGTGACGGACAGGTTACAGGTACAACGACAACACCTTTCCCGATCACCTCGTCCACAACCGTGACCTGGACCTATACGGACTCCAACGGAAACTCATCGACGCAGGATCAGGATGTGCTCATCAATGATACCACTGCGCCTGTTGCAGACAACGATCCTCTACCGACAGTCACTGAGGAGTGCCAGGTCGATTCAATTGCTGCTCCGACGGCGACGGATAACTGTGACGGGCAGGTTACAGGTACAACGACAACGCCTTTCCCAATCACGTCATCCACAACCGTGACCTGGACCTATACGGACTCCAACGGAAACTCATCGACGCAGGATCAGGATGTGCTCATCAATGATACCACTGCGCCTGTTGCAGACAACGATCCTCTACCGACGGTCACTGAGGAGTGCCAGGTCGATTCAATTGCTGCTCCGACGGCGACGGATAACTGTGACGGGCAGGTTACAGGTACAACGACAACGCCATTCCCAATCACGTCATCCACAACCGTGACCTGGACCTATACGGACTCCAACGGAAACTCATCGACGCAGGATCAAAATGTGGTCATCAATGATACCACTGCGCCTGTTGCAGACAACGATCCTCTACCGACAGTCACTGAGGAGTGCCAGGTCGATTCAATTGCTGCTCCGACGGCGACGGATAACTGTGACGGACAGGTTACAGGTACAACGACAACACCTTTCCCGATCACCTCGTCCACAACCGTGACCTGGACCTATACGGACTCCAACGGAAACTCATCGACGCAGGATCAAAATGTGGTCATCAATGATACCACTGCGCCTGTTGCAGACAACGATCCTCTACCGACAGTCACTGAGGAGTGCCAGGTCGATTCAATTGCTGCTCCGACGGCGACGGATAACTGTGACGGACAGGTTACAGGTACAACGACAACACCTTTCCCGATCACCTCGTCCACAACCGTGACCTGGACCTATACGGACTCCAACGGAAACTCATCGACGCAGGATCAAAATGTGGTCATCAATGATACCACTGCGCCTGTTGCAGACAACGATCCTCTACCGACAGTCACTGAGGAGTGCCAGGTCGATTCAATTGCTGCTCCGACGGCGACGGATAACTGTGACGGACAGGTTACAGGTACAACGACAACACCTTTCCCGATCACCTCGTCCACAACCGTGACCTGGACCTATACGGACTCCAACGGAAACTCATCGACGCAGGATCAGGATGTGCTCATCAATGATACCACTGCGCCTGTTGCAGACAACGATCCTCTACCGACGGTCACTGAGGAGTGCCAGGTCGATTCAATTGCTGCTCCGACGGCGACGGATAACTGTGACGGGCAGGTTACAGGTACAACGACAACGCCATTCCCGATCACGTCATCCACAACCGTGACCTGGACCTATACCGATGCCAACGGAAACTCATCGACGCAGGATCAGGATGTGCTCATCAATGATACCACTGCGCCTGTTGCAGACAACGATCCTCTACCGACGGTCACTGAGGAGTGCCAGGTCGATTCAATTGCTGCTCCGACGGCGACGGATAACTGTGACGGGCAGGTTACAGGTACAACGACAACGCCATTCCCAATCACGTCATCCACAACCGTGACCTGGACCTATACGGACTCCAACGGAAACTCATCGACGCAGGATCAAAATGTGGTCATCAATGATACCACTGCGCCTGTTGCAGACAACGATCCTCTACCGACAGTCACTGAGGAGTGCCAGGTCGATTCAATTGCTGCTCCGACGGCGACGGATAACTGTGACGGACAGGTTACAGGTACAACGACAACACCTTTCCCGATCACCTCGTCCACAACCGTGACCTGGACCTATACGGACTCCAACGGAAACTCATCGACGCAGGATCAGGATGTGCTCATCAATGATACCACTGCGCCTGTTGCAGACAACGATCCTCTACCGACGGTCACTGAGGAGTGCCAGGTCGATTCAATTGCTGCTCCGACGGCGACGGATAACTGTGACGGGCAGGTTACAGGTACAACGACAACGCCATTCCCAATCACGTCATCCACAACCGTGACCTGGACCTATACGGACTCCAACGGAAACTCATCGACGCAGGATCAGGATGTGCTCATCAATGATACCACTGCGCCTGTTGCAGACAACGATCCTCTACCGACAGTCACTGAGGAGTGCCAGGTCGATTCAATTGCTGCTCCGACGGCGACGGATAACTGTGACGGACAGGTTACAGGTACAACGACAACACCTTTCCCGATCACCTCGTCCACAACCGTGACCTGGACCTATACGGACTCCAACGGAAACTCATCGACGCAGGATCAGGATGTGCTCATCAATGATACCACTGCGCCTGTTGCAGACAACGATCCTCTACCGACGGTCACTGAGGAGTGCCAGGTCGATTCAATTGCTGCTCCGACGGCGACGGATAACTGTGACGGGCAGGTTACAGGTACAACGACAACGCCATTCCCAATCACGTCATCCACAACCGTGACCTGGACCTATACCGATGCCAACGGAAACTCATCGACGCAGGATCAAAATGTGGTCATCAATGATACCACTGCGCCTGTTGCAGACAACGATCCTCTACCGACGGTCACTGAGGAGTGCCAGGTCGATTCAATTGCTGCTCCGACGGCGACGGATAACTGTGACGGACAGGTTACCGCCACTACATCGACGCCATTCCCGATCACCTCGTCAACTACCGTGACCTGGACCTATACGGACTCCAACGGAAACTCATCGACGCAGGATCAGGATGTGGTCATCAATTTTCCTCAAATTGATAGCATGGCAAACGTAAATGAATGCCAATCATTTACATTACCTACAATTACAGGAAATAATTTATCTGGAAACGAAATGTATTATACAGGCTCAAATGGTGCAGGAACATCTTATTCTTCAGGTACTGTACTTAATTTTGAAGATTTTCAAAATTACCCTGTAACTTTATATATTTATGATGAAGCATTGACAACACCTAGTTGCTTTAGTGAAGAAACTTTTACATTAACACTACAGGACTGTGAGCCTCCTGTAATACTACCGCCTAATGAAATTTTAATTCCAGAATTTCTTACACCAAATAATGATGGTTTTAATGATGTATGGAATGTTCGAAATGTTTTTACTATAGACCCTAAAGCACAGGTTTACATATTTGATAGATATGGTAAGTTATTAAAAGCTTTATCCCAATCTGAACCATTTTGGGATGGAACATTTCATGGCAAGCAAATGCCTTCTAATGATTATTGGTATTTAGTTCAATTAATTAATGAAGATTCTAGTGGTTTACCTATGAGTCAACAATTAAAAGGTCATTTCACTCTTAAACGATAA
- a CDS encoding zinc-dependent metalloprotease: MKFRKLLIIPAICGMVFVSCEKDNDTNNAEVADTNEVTTGSLETLGVNTDLTPTNLDQATLDLIASKHLSPIGAQEELRYLPDGTSEKAIRIEGDIVMTKAELEELEFNGYSNENAQYSTNALVSPQTITIIGYTGGSQALTSSEQTALQWAVANYNRLNLNINFSLTFGTNYQNKDMVVYNNTVNNPSGAGGSAGFPSGGNPHKFVQIYGLSNYNTNVIEHVITHEIGHSVGFRHTDYFSRQSCGQNTNEGTAGVGANHIPGTPTGYDSTSIMLACFSSGEDGEFNSNDITALNYLY, from the coding sequence ATGAAATTCAGAAAATTATTGATCATACCTGCAATCTGCGGGATGGTATTCGTTTCTTGTGAGAAAGATAATGATACAAACAACGCAGAGGTTGCAGACACTAATGAAGTTACAACAGGTTCTCTTGAAACTTTAGGTGTTAATACAGACCTTACCCCAACAAATTTAGATCAAGCTACTTTAGATTTAATTGCTTCTAAACATCTTAGTCCTATCGGAGCTCAAGAAGAGTTAAGATATTTACCAGACGGTACATCAGAAAAAGCTATACGTATAGAAGGTGATATCGTAATGACTAAAGCTGAACTTGAAGAGTTGGAGTTTAATGGTTATTCAAATGAAAATGCTCAATATAGTACTAACGCATTAGTTAGTCCTCAAACAATTACAATTATTGGTTATACTGGTGGAAGCCAGGCGTTAACTAGTAGCGAGCAAACTGCATTACAATGGGCAGTTGCAAACTATAATAGATTAAACCTTAACATCAATTTCTCTTTAACTTTTGGTACAAACTACCAAAACAAAGATATGGTTGTTTACAACAATACTGTAAATAACCCAAGTGGTGCAGGAGGATCTGCAGGTTTCCCAAGTGGAGGAAACCCACATAAATTTGTACAGATTTATGGATTAAGTAACTATAACACAAATGTAATTGAGCACGTTATTACTCACGAAATAGGACACTCTGTAGGATTCCGTCACACAGATTACTTTAGCCGTCAGAGTTGTGGTCAAAATACAAACGAAGGAACTGCAGGAGTTGGTGCTAACCACATCCCAGGAACTCCAACAGGATATGATTCTACGTCTATTATGTTAGCTTGTTTTAGCAGTGGTGAAGATGGAGAGTTTAACAGTAATGATATTACTGCTTTAAACTACCTTTATTAA
- the nhaA gene encoding Na+/H+ antiporter NhaA: MTTKLLSPFQKFVKIESLSGILLLATTILALVWANSPYASSYDAIWNYELGITTQSFEFTKPVILWINDGLMAIFFFLIGLEIKREILIGELNSVKKLAFPLFGALGGMIIPIALFFLINQNPETQDGWGISMATDIAFSLAVLNALGKRIPLNLKIFLTAFAIVDDLGAVMVIALFYSGTIKMGLLAIAFGILGLLYILAARQFFSKFLLLIAGIAVWFLFLKAGIHPTIAGILLAFSVPVRQKMVTDDFINSLGKFYNDFKKARILKKPILSKQQLAQLNNLDETTDQFRSPLQSLEHDLHGWVAYCIIPIFALANAGISINGVESVNSSFAITIIIALVLGKGIGVSGIVLLAQKLKWITIPKDISKQQIIGVSFLAGIGFTMAIFIANLAFSSSIYLNSAKIGVLIGSLIAAVIGYIILRRTS, translated from the coding sequence ATGACTACCAAACTATTATCCCCTTTTCAAAAATTTGTAAAAATTGAATCCCTAAGTGGTATTCTACTTTTAGCAACTACTATATTAGCATTAGTCTGGGCAAATTCTCCTTACGCAAGTAGTTATGATGCAATCTGGAATTACGAATTAGGTATCACCACACAGAGCTTTGAATTCACAAAACCTGTTATACTATGGATAAATGATGGGCTAATGGCTATCTTCTTTTTCCTCATTGGTTTAGAGATTAAAAGAGAAATCCTAATCGGCGAATTAAACTCCGTAAAAAAATTAGCCTTCCCATTATTTGGAGCATTAGGTGGTATGATTATTCCTATTGCATTATTCTTTTTAATTAATCAAAACCCCGAAACGCAAGATGGTTGGGGAATTTCTATGGCAACAGATATTGCATTTTCACTTGCTGTACTCAACGCCTTAGGAAAGAGAATTCCGTTAAATCTAAAAATATTTCTTACAGCGTTTGCAATTGTAGATGATTTAGGTGCAGTTATGGTAATTGCTCTATTTTACAGCGGAACAATTAAAATGGGTTTACTTGCTATTGCTTTTGGAATATTAGGGCTCTTATATATACTTGCTGCACGCCAATTCTTTTCAAAGTTTTTACTTTTAATAGCAGGAATCGCTGTGTGGTTTTTATTTTTAAAGGCAGGTATTCATCCAACAATTGCAGGAATATTACTGGCATTTTCTGTACCCGTAAGACAAAAAATGGTTACAGATGATTTTATAAATTCATTAGGTAAATTTTATAATGACTTTAAAAAAGCTCGTATTCTTAAAAAACCAATCTTATCTAAACAACAACTTGCTCAACTTAATAATCTGGATGAAACGACAGATCAATTTCGATCACCGCTTCAAAGCTTAGAACATGACTTACATGGTTGGGTGGCTTATTGTATTATACCAATTTTTGCTCTTGCTAATGCCGGCATTTCTATAAATGGTGTAGAGTCTGTAAACAGTTCATTTGCTATAACCATTATCATTGCTTTGGTATTAGGAAAAGGGATTGGTGTTAGCGGTATTGTATTATTAGCACAAAAACTAAAATGGATTACAATCCCTAAAGATATTAGCAAGCAACAAATAATTGGCGTCTCATTTCTCGCAGGTATTGGGTTTACAATGGCCATATTTATAGCAAATTTAGCATTCTCATCATCTATCTATTTAAATTCGGCAAAAATAGGAGTGCTTATTGGATCCTTAATTGCTGCAGTTATTGGATATATAATTTTACGCCGAACATCTTAA